A region from the Gossypium hirsutum isolate 1008001.06 chromosome A08, Gossypium_hirsutum_v2.1, whole genome shotgun sequence genome encodes:
- the LOC107894588 gene encoding hyoscyamine 6-dioxygenase-like, with protein MYICSCCISSRDIVATYSIEAKKLGLRILELLSEGLGLGSGFFGDKLRESLLLSVNHYPPCLDPSLTLGGDVYGLQVFKDREWIGVEPLHNVFVVNIGHQLQIISNNKLKSTEHQAVTNSRVARTTAAFFINPLDYCVREPDKSLIGTDESPTYRPFQFKEFLLNYLRLMGNPEKCLEPFELHA; from the exons ATGTACATTTGTAGCTGCTGTATTTCATCCAG GGACATTGTGGCTACATACTCGATTGAGGCAAAGAAACTAGGTTTAAGGATCCTGGAGTTGCTTTCTGAAGGCTTGGGGCTTGGTTCAGGGTTCTTTGGGGATAAACTAAGGGAATCGTTGTTACTATCAGTGAACCATTACCCGCCATGCTTGGATCCAAGCTTGACCCTTGGA GGAGATGTATATGGACTTCAAGTCTTCAAGGATAGGGAATGGATTGGTGTGGAGCCTTTGCATAACGTATTTGTGGTTAACATAGGTCATCAGTTGCAG ATTATCAGTAACAACAAGTTGAAGAGTACTGAACATCAGGCGGTGACGAACTCGAGAGTTGCTCGAACGACGGCGGCCTTTTTTATTAACCCACTTGATTATTGCGTTAGAGAGCCTGATAAATCTCTAATCGGCACCGACGAGTCTCCAACTTACAGGCCTTTCCAGTTCAAAGAATTTCTGCTTAACTACTTACGCTTGATGGGGAACCCTGAAAAATGCCTGGAACCTTTTGAACTACATGCTTGA
- the LOC107893907 gene encoding hyoscyamine 6-dioxygenase isoform X4, with amino-acid sequence MNPLYCYESLHHNYPKQIKDLKNLNIQEMEKLVSSWFNNKTLPQSYIFPPETRPGNHVIPRCNTIPVVDLSKALAYERTAVVQQILEASHEFGFFQVINHGVSENLVNDTMNVFKEFFELPAEDKAGIYSEDLKRPCRLYTSSPNFNSEKVHLWRDSLRHPCHPLKECIKIWPPKPTRYREIVAAYSIEAKKLGLRILELLSEGLGLGSGFFGNKLSESTGDVYGLQVLKDGEWIGVEPLHNAFVVNIGHQLEIISNNKLKSAEHRAVTNSKVVRTTAAFFISPSDDCIIEPAKSLIGTDESPVYRAFEFKEFLLNYIYMEGNFEKSVEPFKLHG; translated from the exons ATGAACCCTTTATATTGTTACGAAAGTTTGCATCATAATTATCCAAAACAGATCAAAGATCTCAAGAACTTGAACATTCAAGAGATGGAGAAGCTTGTTTCAAGCTGGTTCAATAATAAAACCTTGCCCCAGTCTTACATATTTCCCCCTGAAACAAGGCCTGGGAACCACGTCATTCCTAGATGCAATACCATTCCGGTAGTTGACCTCAGCAAGGCGTTGGCTTATGAACGAACTGCTGTAGTTCAACAGATTTTAGAAGCTAGCCACGAGTTCGGATTTTTCCAG GTGATTAACCATGGAGTTTCAGAAAACCTGGTTAATGACACCATGAATGTTTTCAAGGAGTTCTTCGAGTTGCCTGCTGAGGACAAGGCCGGAATCTACTCTGAGGATCTGAAAAGGCCTTGCAGGCTTTACACAAGCAGTCCAAACTTTAATAGCGAAAAGGTTCACCTATGGCGTGACAGTTTGAGACACCCTTGTCATCCTTTAAAAGAATGCATCAAAATTTGGCCTCCAAAGCCAACTAGATATAG GGAAATTGTGGCTGCATATTCAATTGAGGCAAAGAAACTGGGTTTAAGGATCCTGGAGTTGCTTTCTGAAGGCTTGGGGCTTGGTTCAGGGTTCTTTGGGAATAAACTAAGTGAATCAACT GGAGATGTGTATGGGCTCCAAGTCCTCAAAGATGGGGAATGGATTGGTGTTGAGCCTTTGCATAATGCATTTGTGGTTAACATAGGCCATCAGTTGGAG ATTATCAGTAACAACAAGCTGAAGAGTGCTGAACATCGTGCCGTGACAAACTCGAAAGTTGTCCGAACGACAGCCGCCTTCTTTATCAGCCCATCTGATGATTGCATTATAGAGCCTGCTAAATCTCTTATTGGCACCGATGAGTCTCCGGTTTACAGGGCTTTCGAGTTCAAAGAGTTTTTGCTTAACTACATATACATGGAGGGGAACTTTGAAAAAAGTGTGGAGCCTTTTAAATTACATGGTTGA
- the LOC107893907 gene encoding hyoscyamine 6-dioxygenase isoform X3, producing MNPLYCYESLHHNYPKQIKDLKNLNIQEMEKLVSSWFNNKTLPQSYIFPPETRPGNHVIPRCNTIPVVDLSKALAYERTAVVQQILEASHEFGFFQVINHGVSENLVNDTMNVFKEFFELPAEDKAGIYSEDLKRPCRLYTSSPNFNSEKVHLWRDSLRHPCHPLKECIKIWPPKPTRYSREIVAAYSIEAKKLGLRILELLSEGLGLGSGFFGNKLSESTGDVYGLQVLKDGEWIGVEPLHNAFVVNIGHQLEIISNNKLKSAEHRAVTNSKVVRTTAAFFISPSDDCIIEPAKSLIGTDESPVYRAFEFKEFLLNYIYMEGNFEKSVEPFKLHG from the exons ATGAACCCTTTATATTGTTACGAAAGTTTGCATCATAATTATCCAAAACAGATCAAAGATCTCAAGAACTTGAACATTCAAGAGATGGAGAAGCTTGTTTCAAGCTGGTTCAATAATAAAACCTTGCCCCAGTCTTACATATTTCCCCCTGAAACAAGGCCTGGGAACCACGTCATTCCTAGATGCAATACCATTCCGGTAGTTGACCTCAGCAAGGCGTTGGCTTATGAACGAACTGCTGTAGTTCAACAGATTTTAGAAGCTAGCCACGAGTTCGGATTTTTCCAG GTGATTAACCATGGAGTTTCAGAAAACCTGGTTAATGACACCATGAATGTTTTCAAGGAGTTCTTCGAGTTGCCTGCTGAGGACAAGGCCGGAATCTACTCTGAGGATCTGAAAAGGCCTTGCAGGCTTTACACAAGCAGTCCAAACTTTAATAGCGAAAAGGTTCACCTATGGCGTGACAGTTTGAGACACCCTTGTCATCCTTTAAAAGAATGCATCAAAATTTGGCCTCCAAAGCCAACTAGATATAG CAGGGAAATTGTGGCTGCATATTCAATTGAGGCAAAGAAACTGGGTTTAAGGATCCTGGAGTTGCTTTCTGAAGGCTTGGGGCTTGGTTCAGGGTTCTTTGGGAATAAACTAAGTGAATCAACT GGAGATGTGTATGGGCTCCAAGTCCTCAAAGATGGGGAATGGATTGGTGTTGAGCCTTTGCATAATGCATTTGTGGTTAACATAGGCCATCAGTTGGAG ATTATCAGTAACAACAAGCTGAAGAGTGCTGAACATCGTGCCGTGACAAACTCGAAAGTTGTCCGAACGACAGCCGCCTTCTTTATCAGCCCATCTGATGATTGCATTATAGAGCCTGCTAAATCTCTTATTGGCACCGATGAGTCTCCGGTTTACAGGGCTTTCGAGTTCAAAGAGTTTTTGCTTAACTACATATACATGGAGGGGAACTTTGAAAAAAGTGTGGAGCCTTTTAAATTACATGGTTGA
- the LOC107893907 gene encoding hyoscyamine 6-dioxygenase isoform X1 codes for MNPLYCYESLHHNYPKQIKDLKNLNIQEMEKLVSSWFNNKTLPQSYIFPPETRPGNHVIPRCNTIPVVDLSKALAYERTAVVQQILEASHEFGFFQVINHGVSENLVNDTMNVFKEFFELPAEDKAGIYSEDLKRPCRLYTSSPNFNSEKVHLWRDSLRHPCHPLKECIKIWPPKPTRYSREIVAAYSIEAKKLGLRILELLSEGLGLGSGFFGNKLSESTVLSLNHYPPCPDPSLTLGVSKHCDPNLLTILLQGDVYGLQVLKDGEWIGVEPLHNAFVVNIGHQLEIISNNKLKSAEHRAVTNSKVVRTTAAFFISPSDDCIIEPAKSLIGTDESPVYRAFEFKEFLLNYIYMEGNFEKSVEPFKLHG; via the exons ATGAACCCTTTATATTGTTACGAAAGTTTGCATCATAATTATCCAAAACAGATCAAAGATCTCAAGAACTTGAACATTCAAGAGATGGAGAAGCTTGTTTCAAGCTGGTTCAATAATAAAACCTTGCCCCAGTCTTACATATTTCCCCCTGAAACAAGGCCTGGGAACCACGTCATTCCTAGATGCAATACCATTCCGGTAGTTGACCTCAGCAAGGCGTTGGCTTATGAACGAACTGCTGTAGTTCAACAGATTTTAGAAGCTAGCCACGAGTTCGGATTTTTCCAG GTGATTAACCATGGAGTTTCAGAAAACCTGGTTAATGACACCATGAATGTTTTCAAGGAGTTCTTCGAGTTGCCTGCTGAGGACAAGGCCGGAATCTACTCTGAGGATCTGAAAAGGCCTTGCAGGCTTTACACAAGCAGTCCAAACTTTAATAGCGAAAAGGTTCACCTATGGCGTGACAGTTTGAGACACCCTTGTCATCCTTTAAAAGAATGCATCAAAATTTGGCCTCCAAAGCCAACTAGATATAG CAGGGAAATTGTGGCTGCATATTCAATTGAGGCAAAGAAACTGGGTTTAAGGATCCTGGAGTTGCTTTCTGAAGGCTTGGGGCTTGGTTCAGGGTTCTTTGGGAATAAACTAAGTGAATCAACTGTACTATCATTGAACCATTACCCGCCATGCCCAGATCCAAGCTTGACCCTTGGAGTATCTAAACATTGCGACCCTAACCTGTTAACTATTTTACTTCAGGGAGATGTGTATGGGCTCCAAGTCCTCAAAGATGGGGAATGGATTGGTGTTGAGCCTTTGCATAATGCATTTGTGGTTAACATAGGCCATCAGTTGGAG ATTATCAGTAACAACAAGCTGAAGAGTGCTGAACATCGTGCCGTGACAAACTCGAAAGTTGTCCGAACGACAGCCGCCTTCTTTATCAGCCCATCTGATGATTGCATTATAGAGCCTGCTAAATCTCTTATTGGCACCGATGAGTCTCCGGTTTACAGGGCTTTCGAGTTCAAAGAGTTTTTGCTTAACTACATATACATGGAGGGGAACTTTGAAAAAAGTGTGGAGCCTTTTAAATTACATGGTTGA
- the LOC107893907 gene encoding hyoscyamine 6-dioxygenase isoform X2, which yields MNPLYCYESLHHNYPKQIKDLKNLNIQEMEKLVSSWFNNKTLPQSYIFPPETRPGNHVIPRCNTIPVVDLSKALAYERTAVVQQILEASHEFGFFQVINHGVSENLVNDTMNVFKEFFELPAEDKAGIYSEDLKRPCRLYTSSPNFNSEKVHLWRDSLRHPCHPLKECIKIWPPKPTRYREIVAAYSIEAKKLGLRILELLSEGLGLGSGFFGNKLSESTVLSLNHYPPCPDPSLTLGVSKHCDPNLLTILLQGDVYGLQVLKDGEWIGVEPLHNAFVVNIGHQLEIISNNKLKSAEHRAVTNSKVVRTTAAFFISPSDDCIIEPAKSLIGTDESPVYRAFEFKEFLLNYIYMEGNFEKSVEPFKLHG from the exons ATGAACCCTTTATATTGTTACGAAAGTTTGCATCATAATTATCCAAAACAGATCAAAGATCTCAAGAACTTGAACATTCAAGAGATGGAGAAGCTTGTTTCAAGCTGGTTCAATAATAAAACCTTGCCCCAGTCTTACATATTTCCCCCTGAAACAAGGCCTGGGAACCACGTCATTCCTAGATGCAATACCATTCCGGTAGTTGACCTCAGCAAGGCGTTGGCTTATGAACGAACTGCTGTAGTTCAACAGATTTTAGAAGCTAGCCACGAGTTCGGATTTTTCCAG GTGATTAACCATGGAGTTTCAGAAAACCTGGTTAATGACACCATGAATGTTTTCAAGGAGTTCTTCGAGTTGCCTGCTGAGGACAAGGCCGGAATCTACTCTGAGGATCTGAAAAGGCCTTGCAGGCTTTACACAAGCAGTCCAAACTTTAATAGCGAAAAGGTTCACCTATGGCGTGACAGTTTGAGACACCCTTGTCATCCTTTAAAAGAATGCATCAAAATTTGGCCTCCAAAGCCAACTAGATATAG GGAAATTGTGGCTGCATATTCAATTGAGGCAAAGAAACTGGGTTTAAGGATCCTGGAGTTGCTTTCTGAAGGCTTGGGGCTTGGTTCAGGGTTCTTTGGGAATAAACTAAGTGAATCAACTGTACTATCATTGAACCATTACCCGCCATGCCCAGATCCAAGCTTGACCCTTGGAGTATCTAAACATTGCGACCCTAACCTGTTAACTATTTTACTTCAGGGAGATGTGTATGGGCTCCAAGTCCTCAAAGATGGGGAATGGATTGGTGTTGAGCCTTTGCATAATGCATTTGTGGTTAACATAGGCCATCAGTTGGAG ATTATCAGTAACAACAAGCTGAAGAGTGCTGAACATCGTGCCGTGACAAACTCGAAAGTTGTCCGAACGACAGCCGCCTTCTTTATCAGCCCATCTGATGATTGCATTATAGAGCCTGCTAAATCTCTTATTGGCACCGATGAGTCTCCGGTTTACAGGGCTTTCGAGTTCAAAGAGTTTTTGCTTAACTACATATACATGGAGGGGAACTTTGAAAAAAGTGTGGAGCCTTTTAAATTACATGGTTGA
- the LOC107893905 gene encoding hyoscyamine 6-dioxygenase, with protein sequence MEKLVSSWFNNKTLPQSYIFPPETRPGNHIIPRSNTIPVIDLGNASAHDRTLVVQQILKASQEFGFFQVINHGISEDLMNDTMNVFKEFFELPAEDKADLYSEEFNRPCKLYTSSANYDGDKVHLWRDSLRHPCHPLEECIKIWPQKPTRYREIVAAYSIEAKKLGSRILDLISEGLGLDLGYFGDKLSESVVISVNHYPPCPDPSLTLGIAKHCDPSLLTILLQGDVFGLQVLNDDKWIGVEPLHNAFVVNIGHQLEVVSNNRLKGAEHRVVTNSTVARTTAAIFLNPSEDCIVEPAKSLIGADESPVYRAFKFKEFLYNYVTMGGNSEKSLEPFKLHG encoded by the exons ATGGAGAAGCTTGTTTCAAGCTGGTTCAATAATAAAACCTTACCCCAATCCTACATATTCCCCCCTGAAACAAGGCCTGGTAACCATATCATTCCTAGAAGCAATACCATTCCGGTAATCGACCTCGGCAACGCGTCGGCTCATGACCGAACCCTCGTAGTGCAACAGATTCTAAAAGCTAGCCAAGAGTTCGGATTTTTCCAG GTAATTAACCATGGAATTTCAGAAGACTTGATGAATGACACCATGAATGTGTTCAAGGAGTTCTTTGAGTTACCGGCCGAAGACAAAGCCGACCTTTATTCCGAGGAGTTCAATAGGCCTTGCAAGCTTTACACAAGCAGTGCTAACTATGATGGTGACAAGGTTCATCTATGGCGTGATAGTTTGAGACACCCTTGTCATCCTTTAGAAGAATGCATCAAAATTTGGCCTCAAAAGCCAACTAGATATAG GGAAATTGTGGCTGCATATTCAATTGAAGCAAAGAAACTAGGTTCAAGAATCCTGGATTTGATTTCTGAAGGGTTGGGGCTTGATTTAGGGTACTTTGGTGATAAATTAAGTGAATCAGTTGTAATATCAGTGAACCATTATCCACCATGCCCTGATCCAAGCCTAACCCTTGGAATAGCCAAACATTGTGACCCTAGCCTCTTAACTATTTTACTTCAAGGTGATGTCTTTGGTCTCCAAGTCCTCAATGATGATAAATGGATTGGCGTTGAGCCTTTGCATAATGCATTTGTGGTTAACATTGGCCATCAATTAGAG GTTGTTAGTAACAACAGGCTGAAGGGAGCTGAACATCGGGTGGTGACGAACTCGACGGTTGCTCGAACAACGGCAGCTATCTTTCTCAACCCATCTGAGGATTGTATTGTAGAGCCTGCTAAATCTCTTATCGGGGCTGATGAGTCTCCGGTTTATAGGGCTTTTAAATTCAAAGAATTTTTGTATAATTATGTAACAATGGGGGGAAATTCTGAAAAAAGTTTGGAACCCTTTAAACTACATGGTTGA
- the LOC107894587 gene encoding FACT complex subunit SSRP1 isoform X2, translating to MEISFYIPNANTQFVGDENRPPAQVFREKIMSVADVGTGVEEAVVTFEGIAILTPRGRYSVKLHLSFLRLQGQANDFKIQYSSVLIHILNALRTKLVWMKVMMSCKCKMRTLLLTRTTKVLQTDDSGEKESDASESGNEKEKPAKKDQRKEAAVAAASSSSKESKKKGRDGQDDGKKKKRKMKNPNAPKRAMTGFFYFSQAEREAGLIYIHTHL from the exons ATGGAGATAAGTTTCTACATACCCAACGCCAACACCCAATTTGTTGGTGATGAAAATCGTCCTCCTGCTCAG GTTTTTCGTGAAAAAATCATGTCAGTGGCTGATGTTGGTACTGGAGTTGAGGAAGCTGTTGTCACTTTTGAGGGCATTGCAATCCTCACACCAAG GGGTCGGTATAGTGTTAAACTTCATCTGTCATTCTTGCGACTCCAAGGACAGGCTaatgatttcaaaattcaatatagCAGTGTT tTGATCCACATCTTGAACGCATTAAGAACGAAACTGGTGTGGATGAAAGTGATGATgag TTGTAAATGCAAGATGAGGACATTGTTATTGACAAGGACGACGAAGGTTCTCCAAACTGATGATTCTGGGGAGAAAGAATCTGATGCTAGTGAAAGTGGAAATGAGAAAGAG AAACCTGCGAAAAAGGATCAAAGGAAGGAAGCTGCTGTTGCTGCAGCTTCCTCTTCTTCTAAAGAAAGTAAGAAGAAAGGTAGAGATGGACAAGATgatggaaagaagaagaaaaggaaaatgaagaaTCCTAATGCACCAAAGAGGGCAATGACCGGCTTCTTCTATTTTTCACAGGCAGAAAGGGAGGCGggtcttatatatatacacacacatttATAG
- the LOC107894587 gene encoding FACT complex subunit SSRP1 isoform X1, protein MEISFYIPNANTQFVGDENRPPAQVFREKIMSVADVGTGVEEAVVTFEGIAILTPRGRYSVKLHLSFLRLQGQANDFKIQYSSVVRLFLLPKLIHILNALRTKLVWMKVMMSCKCKMRTLLLTRTTKVLQTDDSGEKESDASESGNEKEKPAKKDQRKEAAVAAASSSSKESKKKGRDGQDDGKKKKRKMKNPNAPKRAMTGFFYFSQAEREAGLIYIHTHL, encoded by the exons ATGGAGATAAGTTTCTACATACCCAACGCCAACACCCAATTTGTTGGTGATGAAAATCGTCCTCCTGCTCAG GTTTTTCGTGAAAAAATCATGTCAGTGGCTGATGTTGGTACTGGAGTTGAGGAAGCTGTTGTCACTTTTGAGGGCATTGCAATCCTCACACCAAG GGGTCGGTATAGTGTTAAACTTCATCTGTCATTCTTGCGACTCCAAGGACAGGCTaatgatttcaaaattcaatatagCAGTGTTGTACGTCTTTTTTTGCTTCCCAAG tTGATCCACATCTTGAACGCATTAAGAACGAAACTGGTGTGGATGAAAGTGATGATgag TTGTAAATGCAAGATGAGGACATTGTTATTGACAAGGACGACGAAGGTTCTCCAAACTGATGATTCTGGGGAGAAAGAATCTGATGCTAGTGAAAGTGGAAATGAGAAAGAG AAACCTGCGAAAAAGGATCAAAGGAAGGAAGCTGCTGTTGCTGCAGCTTCCTCTTCTTCTAAAGAAAGTAAGAAGAAAGGTAGAGATGGACAAGATgatggaaagaagaagaaaaggaaaatgaagaaTCCTAATGCACCAAAGAGGGCAATGACCGGCTTCTTCTATTTTTCACAGGCAGAAAGGGAGGCGggtcttatatatatacacacacatttATAG